A genomic stretch from Arachis stenosperma cultivar V10309 chromosome 3, arast.V10309.gnm1.PFL2, whole genome shotgun sequence includes:
- the LOC130967453 gene encoding 60S ribosomal protein L35a-1-like, which produces MVKGRQGERVRLYVRGTILGYKRSKSNQYPNTSLIQIEGVNTKEEVAWYAGKKMAYIYKAKVKKNGTHYRCIWGKVTRPHGNSGIVRAKFKSNLPPKSMGARVRVFMYPSNI; this is translated from the exons ATGGTGAAGGGTCGCCAGGGAGAACGCGTCAG ACTCTACGTGAGGGGTACAATCCTTGGATACAAAAG ATCCAAGTCAAACCAGTACCCAAACACATCTCTTATCCAAATTGAGGGAGTGAATACCAAGGAAGAGGTAGCATGGTATGCTGGTAAGAAAATGGCTTACATCTACAAGGCTaaggtgaagaagaatggaactCATTACCGCTGTATttggggcaaggttacaaggcCTCACGGTAACAGTGGTATTGTTCGTGCAAAATTCAAGTCAAATCTTCCACCGAAATCCATG GGAGCACGTGTAAGAGTATTTATGTATCCAAGCAACATCTAA